ACAGGtgaaaatactgtgaaaataGGTCATTTACATCACATTGAAGGACAAGTTGAgcccatttgtttatttacttatttattgacaATTTTGagttataattcacatactatacaaCTCACCCATTTAAAATCAAACTCAATGGTTTTTAGATTCACAGttatgtaaccatcaccacaataaTATTAGAACATTATTATCAACCCCAAAAGAGACCCTGTCCCCATGAGcagtccctccccatcccctcagcCCTAATTACTCCAGCCTTAGGCATCCTTTGATGTGCCTTCTGTGTCTATAGCCTTGCCTATTTTATTTCACACGAATGTCCATAAAATggccttttgtgattggcttctttcatttagcctAACATTTTGAAGGTTCAtcatgttgtagtatgtatctgtacttactttatttctttttatggcccaatattctgttgtatggctATTTCaccatttgtttatctattcctcAGCTGATGGAGATCTAgtggttgtttccaatttggggctatgatgaataatactgctataaacatttgtgtgcaggtttttgtgtcgATTGGCCCCTCAACTTTAACcccacaaaaaagtaaaaagagaatctTATGACAAAGTTATACAGATTTTGTTTGGCAGGAACTTCAGACTTTTCAAGATTCAACAATTTCCATACCCAGCATCACAAGGGCTCACCATGACAGGGAGTCTGGTATCATGACTCTATCATAGAATCAGAGGAGGTTAGATGTTTTCTAAGATCCCTTCTTATATTAAGTCAATAATGACTACTTTCTGTTACTTCTCCAGGTATAGAAAAGAATAACTGGTTGTAGACATCTCCTGGTCCCAAGGAAATTACCAACAAACATTACTGAGCCCTTTGCAAGCAGCAAGCACAACCATGCATATGGAACTGCGCTATATGAAGTAACACACCAAGTATGAATTCCCAAGCTACTCTGAGTTCCCCATTCTAGTCTAAAGTACCTGACTCCCTCACTAATTCCCAACTGTGTTTTGCCTACAACTTTAGCACTGCTATGCCATTGAGcccctgcctttctttctggTAACTACTTCTGCCTCTCCTTGGGTGACTTCCCATACTCACAGAGACCCTCCCTGCTGACCTTACCCTGCCAACTATCCCCACTCCATCTCTGAGACTCTGGACTAAAATTCATCCTGGCTTTCCATGCTGAATTAATGCCCCTCTGGACTCTAGGTTGAAAGGGGTCAGAATGAATTTGTGGCTTAGTTGCATTTATCAGTTATTAATTGTTGACATCTCCAACTATCAAAGCCCTTGGAAACCTTAACTTATTCCTGAGTCTCTCTCCTTAGCTATTATGGTATCAATGCAAGTTTTATTCACTGGGATTGAAATAATTTATCCAATAAAGACAGATTCAGAGGCATAGGGAGCATATTTCTAAAGATCTGACTCATTAGAATAATCAGAAGTCCCAAAGAGAAGATTTAGCTGATcaattatttcttctgctttatattttagtACAATCTTACTCAGGATCTTTGGATTTAATTTCAATGAAATTCAGTGAGCATTACCTGATGCCAGCATGTGCGTGTAACCTGGAAGGCTGAATCACAGTTTGCTGCCTGGGGGTCCTGCCAAGCTTTGCCATTCTTTCAGAGGCGGGTTGCCCAGGGAAGCCAATTTTTTCAGATAGTCACAAGGCTCTAGTTGTGGAATATCAGGATTCTGCCTGtaatatttttgcaacttctctAGCACTGTGGGCAACCCAACTGTGGAGGCATAGAACATGGGTCCACCCCTATGCCTTGGCCATCCGTACCCGTGTAAATAGACAACATCAATGTGCTCTGGATCAGCAGCCATCCCTTCTCCCAAGATACGGAATGCTTCATTGATAAGTGAATATAAGCAACGCTCAAGGATCTCATCCTGGCTAATGATACGTGGCTCAATGTGATAGGTTTTTCTGTACTGTGACAGAAATTCAGAAAGCCAGGGGTCAGGTTTGTGAATCCTACCCAATGGCTTATCATATTGGTACCAACCTTTCCCTGTCTTCTGGCCAAATCGTCCTGATTCACAGAGCAGATCAGGAATTGGACAGTATCTCCTGTTGCCTCGCTTCCGGGCAGGAGTTCCTGAAGGCACCATAGGTCCAGTAAGACCTTGCCCTTGTCGAGATTTCCAACCCACATCCAATCCAGCAAGATCTGACACTCTAAAAGGTCCCATTTTGAAACCAAACTCTTCCAGCACCTGATCTATCTCCTCTGGCCTACTGCCTTCTTCTAACAAGAAATACGTCTGATTGTAATAAGGCTTCAACATTCGATTGCCAACAAATCCAAAACAGTTACCTACAACTActccaatttttttaatcttttttgatAAATTCATAACTGTGGCAATGGTAGTGGGGGAAGAGTATTGGCTGGGAATAATCTCTAACAACTTCATGACGTGAGCTGGTGAGAAGAAGTGAGTGCCAATGACCAAGTGAGGACGATCAGTGGAAGAAGCAATCTCATCAATGTCTAGGGCTGAAGTATTGGTGCACAGAAAAGCTTCTGGCTTGCATATAGCCGACAGTTCAGCAAAGACCCTCTTCTTCAGGGTAATTTCCTCAAATACTGCTTCAATGACTAAATCTACACCACCAAGCTCCTTCATAGATGTAGTTAACCTGGGTTTTGGTCCTAACGACGGGTGGCTGCTACGCTGCATTTTGGATGCTTCCTTTTCCAAGAGGGTAGTTATTATCATATCAGCAGTCTCTAGCTGCTTCTTGTCCGATTCCACAGCAATCACTGGGATCTTGGCCTTCGCAAGAGAAACAACAATGCCTCGGCCCATTGTTCCCAAGCCTACAGATAagagtgaagaagagaaagaatgattCAATGATACTGGGAACTGAAAAATTACTCAGTAAATGAGAGGCTTCTGTGGCAATAGGGCATATAAAGAGATCAGTTCAAGGAATACAAATGGGTTGAATATTAGTTAAGATTAGGCACTGTGTTAATCTCCAGAGGATGTGACACTGAGtaatatctacacacacacacacattagaatTAATAAACAAGTTCAGCAAAGTTGTATAATACAAGATCTATACacaaaaaaatctattgtatttctatatatttgcgATGAACAATCAGAATATGAAATTAAGAAGACAATTCTATTTgtaatagcattaaaaagaataaaatacctcagaataaatttaagaaagaattGTGTAAGACTTGTACactaaaaaccacaaaacattgctgaaataaattaaagaagacctaataaATAGGTATCTCATGTTCACAgatcagaagacttaatattgttaatatggCAATACTACCCAAACTGACCTACATCTCCAATGTATCAAAAATTCAACTGGCTTTTTGCAGAAAATAACAAGCTTCTATCATTCATACATAAATACAAGGAATCAAGAACAACcaaaacagtatttaaaaaagaacaacaaaaagaacaaaaataaaataaaataaaataaaataaaataaaataaaataaaataataaataaataaaataaaaaagaagaacaagagatgcctgggtggctcagtggtttagtgtctgccttcagctcagggtgtgatcttcgagtcccaggatggagtcccatatcaggcttcctgcatggagtctgcctctccctctgcctatgtctctgcctttctctctgtctctgtatctctcatgaataaataaataaaatctttaaaataaaaaaaaataggacagcccgggtggctcagcggtttagcaccgccttcagcccagggcgtgatcctggagaccctggatcgagtctcacatcgggctccctgcatggagcctgcttctccctctgcctgtgtctctgccccacgcccccccatctctctcatgaataaataaaatcttaaaaaaataaataaataaaagttaaaaataaaaagaagaacaaatttatAGGATTCACTTTCCCAATTTAAAAACTTATGaaggtgcctgaatggctcagtcggttatgtatcgacctttggctcaggtcatgattccagggtcctgggatcgagccccatgaaggagagcagggagcctgcttctctttctccctctgctgcttcccctgcttatgctctcttgctctctctctcaaataaataaataaataaataaataaataaataaataaaatcttaaaaaaaaactcatgacaAAGCTACGATATtcaatcaagacagtgtagtataaggatagacatatagatcaatgaaatagaattgagagtcctgAAATAATCTCATAActtatggccaattgatttttgacaagggtgccaagataatttaatggggaaagaatagtcttttcaacaatgaTCCTaagacaactggatatccatatgcaaaagaatgttGGACTCCTTCTTCacagcatatacaaaaattaattcaaaaggatCACAGACTGAAATAAGAGCTAAATCCATAAAACTCTTATGAGTAAATATTCATGATCTTGGATAAAGCAATGGTTTCTTCTGATACCATAAGcatagcaacaaaagaaaaaaaattgataaattagacgccatcaaaattaaaaatttttgtgcttcaaaggacacattaataaagtaaaaagaaccCACAGaattatatatctaataaggggcttctatcaaaatatataaagaactcgtATAACTCACAGGAAAAATACAAtgtaaacatttctccaaagaaaatttgCAAATAGCCAATAGACATATGTGAAGATATGTCATTAAtcatgaaggaaatgcaaatcaaaaccaccatgagctaccacttcacatccactaggagAGATAtcattaaaaagagagacaataaCAAGTTctggtgaggatgtaaagaaGTTGTAACCCAGATAAATTGCTAGAAgattgtaaaatggtgtagctgctgtggaaaagaatttggaagttctTCAAAATGCTAAACATGAGattaccacatgacccagaaATTTTACTCCTAAGTAAGTAGGTAGGCAggtaggtatatatatatatatatatatatatatatctcccgaGGAGAACTGTAgacacatgtccacacaaaacttttacataaatgttcatagcaatattattcaaaacagccaaaaagtagaaagaagctgagtgtccatcaactgatgaatggataaagtgtaTCTCTACAGTGGCATATTAATAAGctattaaaaggaataaagtactgatttgaataaagaatgaagttctataacatggatgaaccttaaaaacattatgctaagttagAGAAGTtggacacaaaaggtcacatgttgtatgattctatttaaatgaaatgctcaaaataggaaaattcatggaggcagaaagtagattagtggctgccaggggttGGGAGAAGGGAGATGAGGAATGcctgctaatgggtacagggtttctttttagggtgataaaaatgttctaaaattgattgtggtgggGTTCTTGGGTGACggagttggttaagtatctgactttggctcaagtcatgatctcaggatcctgggattgagccccatgtcggtctccatgctcagcagagaatctaattcttcctttccctctgtccttccctctgctcatgctctctccctctcatataaataaataaaatcttaaaaaaattttttaaataaaaagaataaaattgattgTGGCAATGGTTGTACAACTTTGGAATAtctaaaaattactgaaatgtattctttttttggcGACATTGTTATGATGCACttacattttctttgaattatggtaaaatacacataacaaaatttatcatcataaccatttttaagtgtgcagtttaGTGGCATTTGcatattcacattattgtgcaaccaGCACCACCATCTCtatctcttttcatcttgcaaagctgaaactccatacccatcAAAAAATAATCCATCCCTATCCTCCCTCCCCTAACCCAaagaaaccaccattctaccttctatctctatgattttgactaatCTGGGTagctcatataagtggaatcatataatacttgttcttttgtgactagcttatttcacttagcagaatatcCTTAAGGTTTATCcacattgtatatacatatatgtcaaaatttctttctttttaaagactgaataataggtaacctgggtggttcagcggttgagcgtctagaCACCTTTGGCTgagagtgtgatcccagaattctgggactgagccctgcatctggttccccacagggagcttgcttctacctctgcctatgtctctgcctctctctttctctctctctctgtctttttttttaaagattttatttatttattcatgagagggagaagcaagctctctgcaggagcccaatgcggaactcgatcccagaccctgggaccaggccctgagtcaaaggcagatgctcaactgctgagccacccaggtgtccctaaataaaatcttaaaaaaaaaaaaaaagactacataatatcccattgtatgtatataccacattttgtttattcatctgtcaatggacacttgagctgcttccatttctaggctattatgaataatgctgctatgaacatgagtatACAAattctgtttgagtccctgctttcaattcttttgggtatatacctgcaagtggaattgctggatcacacaataaatctatttttaagttttttaaggattttatttatttatttcagatagagagaacataagtgggaggaggggcagagggagaagcagactccctgctgatcagggagcctgatgcagggcttgatcccaggacactgggacctgagcccaaggcagatgcccaactgactgagccacccaggtgccccctatttttaatattttgaggaactcccatactgttttccatagaaaattccattttacattgaattgtgaattttatggtatttgaGTTACATTTTAATACAGTTGTTATAAAAAATGAGTAGTATCAAACCTCAAGGAGCTTATAATCtagagatgagaagaaaaaaagttcacAAATATCCATTGTACAAGGTAAAGTAAGTGATGtaagaaattcaaatttctttGGTGATTCCAAGGAAAGAGATTATTTTTGGTTGGATGAATCAAGAAAAGCTTCAAGATAAAGATATTTGCAGAAATATCTGAAGAAAGATCATATTGAAATAGGTGAAATTGGGCATGTTGAACCAACCAgactggggaagggaagaggaaagtgAACACTACTTTAAGCAAAGGCATGAAgaacagaaaatgcagaaaaattatcTGATGGCAAAGATGTCACTGTTTCTTCCCTataccatttcatttttcttctgggcATATAGAAGACTATTCTGGATGCCATGTATCCTGATAGGGCCTGTGAGTAATTCTGGTCAATGAAATGGAGGAGGGTGGTGTGGGATCACGATTGGCCCCTACAATCTCCCACAAGATCCTTCATTATTACTGGGATGTAGGCGATGCAAAGAGCAGGTGTGAAGCCTTGGAGGAGACCCTTGAGGAGATGCTGGCAAACTATGGTCTATGGGCAAGATCCAATCCACTGCCTATTTTTGCACTgctgtgagctaagaatggttttgcATTTCAAATAGTTGAAAACcacaaaagaataatatatatatattttaaagattttatttatttattcatgagagacacacacagagagagaggcagagacacaggcagagggagaaacagactccatgcagggagcctgatgtgggactcgaatccgggtctccaggatcacgccctgggctgaaggtggcgctaaaccactgagccaccgggctgcccagaagaaaATTTTGTGACACATGCAAATTATATCAAATTCAACTTTCAGTCACATagaagttttattaaaacactaatttgtttccatattatctatggctgtttttgtgtgcagagttgagtagttgcaaaaGAGATCATATGGCtagaaagcctaaaatatttactgtctggcccttaaaaaaagtttgttgacCCTTGTTGAGTCAGCAGTCTCCCAGTTCAGTCTCCCTTGTTCTCCTTGTTCAGGAGAATGGAAGAGCCATTAGTTGCAAAAAAACTTCTCCTGGAATGACCTTATGGAacaagcaggaaataaatctttattgtgTTAAATCGTTGAGATTGTTATCTGTTACAGCAGTACGTTATCTGTTACCTAATGAACCCATTGTGGATGAAACTCTTTCGTGAAAACTATTCATATATTTCTCTTCTATATTGACTAGCTTTGGggattggttttgttttcttttgttttttggggactagtttgctttttttttttttttaagatttttatttaagagacacacagagagaggcagagacataggcagagggagaagcaggctccctgcagggagcccaatgcgggactcgatcccaggaccccaggatcatgacctgagccaaaggcagatgctcaatcactgagccacccagatgccccgggGACTGGTTTTGCATACAGAATGTTATCAGTCATCAGAAATCATTGTTTCTctggaatatatttaattttcaaattgtattaatttatttaacaatatattatttaaaaacatttaatattccAAAATTAATAAACATCAGCCTTTTACTCAGTAGCAAGAAGGCTGGATACCTCTTGCTGCTATAGCAACTTGTACCCTAAACTTTAGCCGGATAAATAGGAAGTAGAGCATGGGGTTCAGAAGCCTGGGCTCCTAGCTTTCAGTCCCAAGCTTCACATAAAATTTCGAACAGTATAGAAATTATAATCTCACAGAGACAACAAGGACTAACGAAATGTAATGTGAAAGTACTTCATAAAGTGTAGCATAAGGTGGGTGGTATCTCAGATCCACCCACAGAGCAGTGAGGGAAAGGCACATGTGAGGGTAGAGTACAGTTCTCCAGTGCTCACCTCTCAGAGCAGACCTGCTAAATAATCTTTGGGGCTACAAATCAACTCAGAATCCAGATCATAAAGTGGACCCGACTAATGCTTTTTGCAAGTGTCCTAGTCATAAATTTAGATTCTCTTTAGCCCTATAAATGGACACGTTTCATTTAACCACtgaaacaaaaatacacataaaaacaccatatatatttattttgaaaagttcttagctccggggtgcctgggttgctcaggcggttaagcggccgactcttggtgttggctcaggtcatgatctcagggttctgggatcgagccccacatgggggctccaagctcatcagggagtctgccagagggctctctctttctccctctccctctgcccatccccctgctcacgtgctcactctctctcccagtcaaataaacaaatcgtaaaaacaaaaacaaaaacaaaatagttctTAGCTCCTAATTTTCTTCTCACAAACTTGTGGTCTCAAatgtctccagaaaaaaaaaaaaaaaaaaaaaaaagactgaaaaatcaagcttttcactgttgataattatgttttcaaaggtacatattatatttatattgaatttagtttcctcatttttctcattaaatacaCATGGGGCAAGGAGTCCTGCTTCCCTAATAACTCATTGCCTTTAACTGCCACGGAATTAATTCTGGTCAAGAACCTCTTCTAGAAGTAAATAAAGAATAAGGGATGCTTTTACTACTGGTGGTGCAGTTTTAGTCAAGAGTggtcttct
This Canis lupus baileyi chromosome 31, mCanLup2.hap1, whole genome shotgun sequence DNA region includes the following protein-coding sequences:
- the EHHADH gene encoding peroxisomal bifunctional enzyme → MAEYTRLRNCLALIRLRNPPVNAISTAVLRGIKDGLQKATTDRTVKAIVLCGADGKFSAGADIHSFGEPRKSDFVLGHIVDEIQRTEKPVVAAIQGLALGGGLELALGCHYRIAHAEAQIGFPEVTLGILPGARGTQLLPRLIGVPAALDLITSGRHVLADEALKLGILDEIVNSDPVEEAIKLAQRISDQSLESRRLCNKPIQSLPNMESIFSEALLKMQKQHPGCLAPETCVRAVQAAVHCPYEVGIQKEKELFMYLQKSGQARALQYAFFAERNATKWSTPSGASWKTAIAQPISSVGVVGLGTMGRGIVVSLAKAKIPVIAVESDKKQLETADMIITTLLEKEASKMQRSSHPSLGPKPRLTTSMKELGGVDLVIEAVFEEITLKKRVFAELSAICKPEAFLCTNTSALDIDEIASSTDRPHLVIGTHFFSPAHVMKLLEIIPSQYSSPTTIATVMNLSKKIKKIGVVVGNCFGFVGNRMLKPYYNQTYFLLEEGSRPEEIDQVLEEFGFKMGPFRVSDLAGLDVGWKSRQGQGLTGPMVPSGTPARKRGNRRYCPIPDLLCESGRFGQKTGKGWYQYDKPLGRIHKPDPWLSEFLSQYRKTYHIEPRIISQDEILERCLYSLINEAFRILGEGMAADPEHIDVVYLHGYGWPRHRGGPMFYASTVGLPTVLEKLQKYYRQNPDIPQLEPCDYLKKLASLGNPPLKEWQSLAGPPGSKL